The Bryobacteraceae bacterium genome includes a window with the following:
- a CDS encoding ATP-dependent Clp protease ClpS, with protein MALPTPGTEIEKKDQEMHEPLWHVVLLDDDDHTYDYVIEMLCSLFFKTVEEALRHAIEVDTTGRTIVMTCERSAAEFARDQIHAYGADPRIPRCKGSMTAVLEPAS; from the coding sequence ATGGCGCTTCCTACGCCCGGCACGGAAATTGAGAAAAAAGACCAGGAGATGCACGAGCCTCTCTGGCACGTCGTCCTGCTCGACGACGACGATCACACGTACGACTACGTGATCGAGATGCTGTGCAGCCTGTTCTTCAAGACCGTCGAGGAAGCGTTGCGCCACGCCATCGAAGTGGACACCACGGGGCGGACGATCGTGATGACGTGCGAGCGCAGCGCTGCGGAGTTCGCGCGCGACCAGATTCACGCCTATGGGGCCGATCCGCGCATCCCGCGCTGCAAGGGCTCGATGACGGCGGTGCTGGAGCCGGCTTCGTAA
- a CDS encoding TetR family transcriptional regulator has product MCHKGTWVYYKAMEPGSQQEKGRVRQKRRTKALLLRAAAELIRRGEVPTVTSVADEADVSRRTAYRYFPSQEQLLAEASLESLRPEVEAIIESARREQDAAEALRRVVGGIQKLAVKHEALLRSILRLSLDRKLGEGTPVRGRRRLDWIQSALETVKPRLSRRTYERLVSALTLTLGVEALVILHDIRGLDSKQSIEVCQWAAGALLEAALREGRKSGRR; this is encoded by the coding sequence ATGTGCCATAAAGGCACATGGGTATACTATAAAGCGATGGAGCCGGGCAGTCAACAGGAAAAAGGGCGCGTCCGCCAGAAACGCCGGACCAAGGCGTTGCTGCTCCGCGCAGCGGCGGAGCTGATCCGGCGCGGAGAAGTGCCGACGGTGACGAGCGTGGCTGACGAGGCGGACGTCTCGCGCCGGACCGCCTACCGGTATTTCCCGTCGCAGGAGCAGCTGCTGGCTGAGGCGTCGCTCGAAAGCCTCCGCCCGGAAGTCGAGGCCATCATCGAATCCGCGCGGAGGGAGCAGGATGCGGCCGAAGCTTTGAGGCGGGTGGTGGGAGGCATCCAGAAGTTGGCCGTCAAGCATGAGGCCCTGCTGCGGTCGATCCTGCGGCTGAGCCTGGACCGCAAGCTGGGCGAAGGAACCCCGGTGCGCGGCCGCCGCAGGCTGGACTGGATTCAGAGCGCGCTGGAGACTGTGAAGCCCCGGTTGTCCAGGAGGACCTATGAGCGGCTGGTGTCCGCGCTGACGCTGACGCTGGGGGTGGAAGCGCTGGTGATTCTGCACGACATCCGGGGGCTGGATTCGAAGCAGTCCATTGAAGTCTGCCAGTGGGCCGCCGGGGCGCTGCTGGAGGCGGCGCTGCGGGAAGGGCGGAAAAGCGGCAGGCGCTAG
- a CDS encoding endoribonuclease — protein sequence MRTLIVLLTLAAAPAILLAQKKPIVPEGAKVAGPYTPGIQAGNFLFVAGQVGRDKDGKYPESFEDEVKQTLENVKAVLDKAGYTFADAVSVQVHLTDISLFDRMNKVYMTYFPEPRPARTTVGGAQLVGPARVEITVTCWKK from the coding sequence ATGCGGACCCTGATTGTTCTCCTGACGCTTGCCGCCGCGCCCGCAATTCTGCTGGCGCAGAAAAAGCCCATCGTGCCGGAAGGCGCCAAGGTGGCCGGACCCTACACGCCCGGCATCCAGGCGGGCAACTTCCTGTTCGTCGCCGGTCAGGTGGGCCGCGACAAGGACGGCAAATACCCGGAGTCGTTCGAAGACGAAGTGAAGCAGACTCTGGAAAACGTCAAGGCCGTGCTCGACAAGGCCGGCTACACCTTCGCCGACGCCGTCTCGGTGCAGGTCCACCTCACCGACATCTCGTTGTTCGACCGCATGAACAAGGTCTATATGACCTACTTCCCCGAGCCGCGCCCGGCGCGGACCACGGTCGGCGGCGCGCAGCTCGTCGGTCCGGCGCGCGTCGAGATCACGGTCACCTGCTGGAAGAAGTAA
- the rpsU gene encoding 30S ribosomal protein S21, translated as MAEVIVQEGETLESALRRFKRKVQQEDIIKEIKKHSYYMKPGEKRRLKQALARKRSRKKRAKEMD; from the coding sequence ATGGCTGAAGTGATTGTCCAGGAGGGCGAAACCCTCGAGAGCGCCCTGCGCCGCTTCAAGCGCAAGGTGCAGCAGGAGGACATCATCAAGGAGATCAAGAAACACTCCTACTACATGAAGCCGGGCGAGAAGCGCCGCCTCAAGCAGGCGCTGGCGCGCAAGCGCAGCCGCAAGAAGCGCGCCAAGGAAATGGACTGA
- the nagA gene encoding alpha-N-acetylgalactosaminidase, with product MDRRAFLLSTLSAAADAPEVRLAVIGTGNRGTGLLRTALRAPSVEISAVCDLSEEAASRAAAIAAEATGRRPRVFAGTETAWRGVLELERLDAVLIATPWQWHAPMAVEAMRAGKYTGVEVPIALTYEECWQLLETWEKTGTPCMMMENWSFRRDNLAVLNMIRRGLFGRMVHCHCAHSHDCVDHWFFDREGRMRWGGEFLARRNADQYPTHSLGPVLSWLDINCGDAFDTLSSHATASLGINEYFRRRFGPDHPFARQQWKQGDIVTSVVRTKMGKTIVINYDMQLPRPYDNRWMVQGTLGLYDEARSAVYITGRSPKYHEWEPFAPYQEEFDHAWWKAMQKPQTGSDPLAAGHGGTDDLEVRLFLDAARRKSALPLDLIDSLTMSAVIPASEESIAKGGAPVPFPDFSRGQWRARKPYFGLVS from the coding sequence ATGGACCGGCGTGCATTCCTGTTGTCCACTCTCTCTGCGGCTGCCGATGCGCCTGAGGTGCGTCTGGCCGTCATCGGAACAGGCAACCGCGGAACGGGGCTGCTGCGCACGGCGCTGCGCGCGCCCTCGGTGGAAATCAGCGCCGTCTGCGATCTGAGCGAAGAAGCGGCTTCCCGCGCCGCTGCCATCGCCGCCGAGGCGACAGGCCGGAGGCCGCGCGTGTTCGCCGGCACGGAAACCGCCTGGCGCGGGGTGCTGGAGCTCGAACGTCTCGACGCCGTCCTGATCGCCACGCCCTGGCAATGGCATGCGCCGATGGCCGTGGAAGCCATGCGCGCGGGCAAGTACACCGGCGTCGAGGTGCCTATCGCACTGACCTACGAGGAGTGCTGGCAGCTGCTCGAGACCTGGGAGAAGACCGGCACGCCGTGCATGATGATGGAGAACTGGAGCTTCCGGCGCGACAACCTGGCCGTGCTGAACATGATCCGGCGCGGGCTGTTCGGCCGCATGGTGCACTGCCACTGCGCCCACTCGCACGACTGCGTCGATCACTGGTTCTTCGACCGCGAAGGGCGGATGCGGTGGGGCGGCGAGTTCCTCGCCAGGAGGAACGCCGATCAGTATCCGACGCACTCGCTGGGGCCGGTGCTGAGCTGGCTCGACATCAACTGCGGCGATGCGTTCGACACGCTGTCGTCGCACGCCACGGCGTCGCTCGGGATTAACGAGTATTTCCGCCGCCGCTTCGGTCCCGATCACCCGTTCGCCCGGCAGCAGTGGAAGCAGGGAGACATCGTCACCAGCGTGGTCCGGACGAAGATGGGCAAGACCATCGTCATCAACTACGACATGCAGCTGCCGCGGCCTTATGACAACCGCTGGATGGTGCAGGGCACGCTCGGACTGTACGATGAAGCGCGCAGCGCCGTCTACATCACCGGCCGCTCGCCGAAGTACCACGAGTGGGAGCCGTTCGCTCCCTATCAGGAAGAGTTCGACCACGCCTGGTGGAAAGCGATGCAGAAACCGCAGACGGGTTCGGACCCGCTGGCCGCGGGCCATGGCGGAACCGATGACCTGGAGGTCCGGCTGTTCCTCGACGCGGCGCGGCGGAAGTCCGCCCTGCCGCTGGACCTGATCGACTCGCTGACGATGAGCGCGGTGATCCCGGCGAGCGAGGAGTCGATTGCAAAAGGGGGCGCTCCCGTGCCGTTTCCCGATTTCAGCCGGGGGCAGTGGCGCGCGCGCAAACCGTATTTTGGGCTTGTGTCCTGA
- a CDS encoding transporter, with the protein MALPVLGKNLLERPNHSFRFYDTLIVIFVTVLLISNLIGPKICAIGPFRISGAQLLFPITYIFGDIFTEVYGYAGSRRAIWLGFFGSALMALFGMIVVWLPPAPDFRHQEAFEVVFGFVPRMVVASLLAYWAGEFANSYVMAKMKVWSQGRALWMRTIGSTAVGQLVDSVVVMTVAFAGRESWATIGNLIFSGYLGKVLYEAAMTPVTYLVVNGLKRAEGVDVYDVATNFSPFASGTEGERFVPLEPQAEAGGAD; encoded by the coding sequence ATGGCCTTGCCGGTCCTGGGCAAGAACCTGCTCGAACGACCCAACCACAGCTTCCGCTTCTACGACACCCTCATTGTCATCTTCGTCACCGTTCTGCTGATCTCTAACCTGATCGGGCCGAAGATCTGCGCGATCGGGCCCTTCCGGATCAGCGGGGCGCAGCTGCTTTTCCCGATCACCTACATCTTCGGGGACATTTTCACCGAGGTGTACGGGTACGCGGGCTCGAGGCGGGCCATCTGGCTGGGGTTCTTCGGGTCGGCGCTGATGGCGCTGTTCGGGATGATCGTCGTGTGGCTGCCGCCGGCGCCGGACTTCCGCCATCAGGAGGCGTTCGAGGTCGTGTTCGGGTTCGTGCCGCGGATGGTGGTGGCGAGCCTGCTGGCGTACTGGGCGGGCGAATTCGCCAACTCATACGTGATGGCGAAGATGAAGGTCTGGAGCCAGGGGCGGGCGCTGTGGATGCGAACGATCGGTTCGACGGCGGTGGGGCAGCTGGTGGATTCGGTGGTAGTGATGACGGTGGCTTTTGCGGGGCGGGAATCCTGGGCCACGATCGGCAACCTGATCTTCAGCGGGTATCTGGGCAAGGTGCTGTACGAGGCGGCGATGACGCCGGTGACCTACCTGGTGGTGAACGGACTGAAGCGCGCGGAGGGGGTGGACGTATACGACGTGGCAACCAACTTCAGCCCGTTCGCCTCGGGAACAGAAGGCGAAAGATTCGTTCCGCTGGAGCCGCAGGCGGAAGCGGGCGGCGCCGACTGA
- a CDS encoding Xaa-Pro aminopeptidase — MGRTRLIEIEWPEFGMAAAPPDWRVSREEYARRLGRLRERMAEERLTHFAVYGDREHFANLQWLTGFDPRFEEAVLIAGLDGKPLLLAGNECMNYAPAAPPVAAGDIVLERHPELSLPDQPREGGRSLAEILKECGVDAHSRVGVAGWKPLAPPQRLDLPSFLADELRFAAGYENVLNRTRLLIGLRQEAAPGEIAFFEWTQTLASEGMKRVLRALRPGAMDYELLEEARYNGVPLGCHMTLKCGNNRASLASARGERVARGGRFSCGICYWGANCCRCGWVAESAADLPESARGYVEEFAGPYFEAMGAWFGALKIGAAGGELWRAIHERLPFEKFGVFLNPGHLIHFDEWLSAPAYEGSAERLRSGMVMQADVIPSHPVFYSSRMEDGYLLADGGLQAELDRLDPQLMERCRKRREFLRGTLGLPVHDDVLPLGNLCGIVPPFLLRPQAVFALC; from the coding sequence ATGGGGCGGACGCGGCTGATCGAGATCGAATGGCCGGAGTTCGGCATGGCGGCGGCGCCGCCGGACTGGCGGGTTTCGCGCGAGGAATACGCGCGGCGGCTCGGGCGGCTGCGGGAACGGATGGCGGAGGAGCGGCTGACGCACTTCGCCGTCTACGGGGACCGGGAGCACTTCGCGAACCTGCAGTGGCTGACGGGGTTCGACCCGCGGTTCGAAGAGGCGGTGCTGATTGCCGGGCTCGACGGCAAGCCCCTGCTGCTGGCAGGCAACGAGTGCATGAACTATGCGCCGGCGGCGCCGCCGGTGGCGGCGGGCGACATCGTGCTGGAACGGCACCCGGAGCTGTCGCTGCCGGATCAGCCGCGCGAGGGCGGACGTTCTCTGGCGGAGATCCTGAAAGAGTGCGGCGTCGATGCGCACTCGCGCGTGGGCGTGGCGGGCTGGAAGCCGCTGGCGCCCCCGCAGCGGCTGGACCTGCCCTCGTTTCTGGCCGACGAGCTGCGTTTCGCCGCCGGCTATGAGAACGTGCTGAACCGGACGCGCCTGCTGATCGGGTTGCGGCAGGAGGCGGCGCCCGGCGAGATCGCGTTTTTCGAGTGGACGCAGACGCTGGCCAGCGAGGGGATGAAGCGCGTGCTGCGGGCCCTGAGGCCGGGCGCGATGGACTATGAGCTGCTCGAAGAGGCGCGCTACAACGGGGTTCCGCTCGGCTGCCACATGACGCTGAAGTGCGGCAACAACCGGGCGAGCCTGGCCAGCGCGCGCGGAGAGAGAGTGGCGCGCGGCGGGCGGTTCTCGTGCGGCATCTGCTACTGGGGCGCCAACTGCTGCCGGTGCGGCTGGGTGGCCGAGAGCGCGGCGGACCTGCCGGAGTCGGCGCGGGGATACGTGGAAGAGTTCGCCGGGCCGTACTTCGAGGCCATGGGGGCCTGGTTCGGGGCGCTGAAGATCGGCGCTGCGGGAGGAGAGCTGTGGCGGGCGATTCACGAGCGGCTGCCGTTTGAGAAGTTCGGCGTATTTCTCAATCCGGGGCATCTGATCCATTTCGACGAGTGGCTTTCTGCGCCGGCGTATGAAGGATCCGCGGAGCGGCTGCGGAGCGGCATGGTGATGCAGGCGGACGTGATTCCGTCGCATCCGGTGTTCTACTCGTCGCGGATGGAGGACGGCTACCTGCTGGCCGATGGGGGGCTGCAGGCTGAGCTGGACCGGCTGGATCCGCAGCTGATGGAGCGGTGCCGGAAGAGGAGGGAGTTCCTGCGCGGGACGCTGGGGCTGCCCGTGCACGACGATGTCCTGCCGCTCGGAAACCTGTGCGGGATCGTGCCGCCCTTCCTGCTGCGGCCGCAGGCCGTTTTTGCGCTATGCTGA
- a CDS encoding amino acid transporter, whose protein sequence is MSLFARKPLEKILKESSADAHGHSLKRTLSATQLVALGIGAIIGAGIFSLTGVAAAQHAGPAVVYSFVLAAVACAFAGFCYSEFATMIPVAGSAYTYAYATMGELLAWIIGWALVLEYAIGAATVSVSWSGYMVSILESFGIHLPEHLIHSPWDPVPGMINLPSVIIIMIISTILIIGIQESARFNALIVAIKLAVVVLFIGLGYFFINYDNYKPFLPENTTGKFGEFGWTGVLAAAGQIFFAYIGFDAVSTAAQEARNPKRDMPIGIVGSLAICTVLYILYAAVLTGVVNYKDLNVAAPLAVAVDRMKSVPWLGFLMKLGSLAGLTSVMLVMLLGQSRVFYSMSRDGLLPEMFSELHAKFATPWKSNLLLMVFVATLGAFTPIQQLGNLTSMGTLWAFTLVCAGVIIMRRTHPETPRPFRTPMVPLVPVLGMLFCLLLMFSLDRITKIAFFAWMIAGLAVYFSYSRSRSHLQRGLMEEAARTK, encoded by the coding sequence ATGAGTCTGTTCGCCCGCAAGCCCCTTGAGAAGATCCTGAAAGAATCGAGCGCCGATGCGCACGGCCACTCGCTGAAGCGGACGCTGTCGGCGACGCAGCTGGTGGCGCTCGGCATTGGCGCCATCATCGGCGCCGGCATCTTTTCGCTGACCGGCGTGGCGGCGGCGCAGCACGCCGGGCCGGCCGTGGTCTACAGTTTCGTGCTGGCGGCGGTGGCCTGCGCCTTCGCGGGCTTCTGCTACAGCGAATTCGCCACGATGATCCCGGTGGCGGGCAGCGCCTACACGTACGCCTACGCGACGATGGGCGAGCTGCTGGCGTGGATCATCGGCTGGGCGCTGGTGCTGGAGTATGCGATCGGGGCGGCGACGGTGTCGGTGTCGTGGTCCGGCTACATGGTGTCGATTCTCGAGTCGTTCGGCATCCATCTGCCGGAGCACCTGATCCACTCGCCGTGGGATCCGGTTCCGGGCATGATCAACCTGCCGAGCGTGATCATCATCATGATCATTTCGACGATCCTGATCATCGGCATTCAGGAGTCGGCGCGGTTCAACGCGCTGATCGTGGCCATCAAGCTGGCGGTGGTGGTGCTGTTCATCGGGCTGGGCTATTTCTTCATCAATTACGACAATTACAAGCCGTTCCTGCCGGAGAACACGACGGGCAAGTTCGGCGAGTTCGGCTGGACGGGCGTGCTGGCGGCGGCGGGGCAGATCTTTTTCGCCTACATCGGATTCGACGCGGTGTCGACGGCGGCGCAGGAGGCGCGGAATCCGAAGCGGGACATGCCGATCGGCATCGTCGGCTCGCTGGCCATCTGCACGGTGCTCTACATCCTGTATGCGGCGGTGCTGACGGGCGTCGTGAATTACAAGGATCTGAACGTGGCGGCGCCGCTGGCGGTGGCGGTGGACCGGATGAAGAGCGTGCCGTGGCTGGGCTTCCTGATGAAGCTGGGGTCGCTGGCGGGGCTGACGTCGGTGATGCTGGTGATGCTGCTGGGGCAGTCGCGCGTGTTCTATTCGATGTCGCGCGACGGGCTGCTGCCGGAGATGTTCAGCGAGCTGCACGCGAAGTTCGCGACGCCGTGGAAGTCGAACCTGCTGCTGATGGTGTTCGTGGCCACGCTGGGCGCGTTCACGCCGATCCAGCAGCTGGGCAATCTGACCTCGATGGGGACGCTGTGGGCGTTCACGCTGGTGTGCGCCGGGGTGATCATCATGCGGCGGACGCATCCGGAGACGCCGCGGCCGTTCCGGACGCCGATGGTGCCGCTGGTGCCTGTGCTGGGCATGCTGTTCTGCCTGCTGCTGATGTTCAGCCTGGACCGGATCACGAAGATCGCCTTCTTCGCGTGGATGATCGCCGGGCTGGCGGTGTACTTCAGCTACAGCCGGAGCCGGAGCCACCTGCAGCGCGGGCTGATGGAAGAGGCGGCGCGGACGAAGTAG
- a CDS encoding amino acid transporter, producing the protein MDRTDTVTQPGLVQRLGLLDSTTIVMGSMIGSGVFIVSADIARQVGSPVLLMSTWAATAVLTMIAALSYGELAAMMPRAGGQYVYLREAFGPLWGFLYGWTLFAVIQCGTLAAVAVAFAKFLGVFAPAVSADAWLVKIGPAGINTQMLVAIGLILALTWHNTRGIEAGARVQNIFTIAKIGALAGLIAAGVFFARQPEAIERNFGRFWEVPFSAWDAVRLTAVAMVGALFSSDAWNNVTFTAGEVKNPKRNLPLSLALGVGIVSVIYLACNFVYMMALPLEAIQNAPEDRVATAAIGQILGPAATQVMALAVMVSTFGCLNGMIFAGARVYYAMARDGLFFEAAGRVNGKSHTPNHSLWMQGAWAAFLTLTGRYSDLLDYVIFAVLLFYILTIAGLFVLRRTRPDAERPYRAFGYPLLPAAYIAAAAFIELMLLLYKPSYTWPGLLIVLTGIPVYLAWRKRRDSSLRSEA; encoded by the coding sequence ATGGATCGCACTGACACGGTGACGCAGCCGGGGCTGGTTCAGAGGCTGGGGCTGCTGGACTCGACGACGATCGTCATGGGCTCGATGATCGGCAGCGGCGTGTTCATCGTTTCGGCGGACATCGCGAGGCAGGTTGGTTCGCCCGTGCTGCTGATGTCGACATGGGCGGCGACTGCGGTGCTGACGATGATCGCGGCGCTGAGCTACGGGGAGCTGGCGGCAATGATGCCGCGCGCGGGCGGGCAGTATGTGTACCTGCGGGAGGCGTTCGGACCGTTGTGGGGGTTTCTGTACGGCTGGACGCTGTTCGCGGTGATTCAGTGCGGCACGCTGGCGGCGGTGGCGGTGGCGTTTGCGAAGTTTCTGGGCGTCTTCGCGCCGGCGGTGTCGGCGGATGCGTGGCTGGTGAAGATCGGACCGGCGGGGATCAACACGCAGATGCTGGTGGCGATCGGGCTGATCCTGGCGCTGACGTGGCACAACACGCGGGGCATCGAAGCCGGGGCGCGCGTGCAGAACATTTTCACGATTGCGAAGATCGGCGCGCTGGCGGGGCTGATCGCAGCGGGCGTGTTCTTCGCGCGGCAGCCGGAGGCGATCGAGCGCAATTTCGGGCGGTTCTGGGAGGTTCCTTTCAGCGCCTGGGACGCGGTGCGGCTGACGGCGGTGGCGATGGTGGGAGCGTTGTTCAGCTCGGACGCCTGGAACAACGTGACGTTCACGGCGGGCGAGGTGAAGAACCCGAAACGCAATCTGCCGCTGTCGCTGGCGCTGGGCGTGGGCATCGTGTCGGTGATCTATCTGGCGTGCAATTTCGTCTACATGATGGCGCTGCCGCTGGAAGCGATCCAGAACGCGCCGGAAGACCGCGTGGCGACGGCGGCGATCGGACAGATACTGGGGCCGGCGGCGACGCAGGTGATGGCGCTGGCGGTGATGGTGTCGACGTTCGGGTGCCTGAACGGAATGATCTTCGCGGGGGCGCGCGTGTATTATGCGATGGCGCGCGACGGGCTCTTCTTCGAGGCGGCAGGGCGGGTGAACGGGAAGAGCCACACGCCGAACCACAGCCTGTGGATGCAGGGGGCGTGGGCGGCGTTCCTGACGCTGACGGGCCGTTACAGCGATCTGCTGGACTATGTTATCTTCGCTGTTTTGCTGTTTTACATTCTGACGATCGCAGGGCTGTTCGTGCTCCGGCGCACGCGCCCTGACGCCGAGAGGCCCTACCGCGCCTTCGGCTATCCGCTGCTGCCTGCGGCCTATATCGCGGCGGCGGCGTTCATCGAACTGATGCTGCTTCTGTACAAGCCCAGCTATACATGGCCCGGCCTGCTGATCGTGCTGACGGGCATCCCGGTCTATCTGGCGTGGCGGAAGCGGCGCGATTCCAGCCTGAGGAGCGAGGCATGA
- the thiE gene encoding thiamine-phosphate synthase, with translation MREGAEKGYCVPVPFFMELPRVYPIVDTGALARRGRDPLWFAEALLEGGARVLQLRHKGHYSRAVFETASQLAVLCLRAGARLVIDDRADIAALLDAGVHLGQNDLPPRLARRVLGEERILGFSTHNEEQLRAAAAEPADYLAIGPVFETLSKENPDPALGLERLPGLRALTNKPLVAIGGITRERARAVLRTGIDSIAVIGDLMPAEMTKATVRERMEEWIALTR, from the coding sequence ATGCGGGAGGGGGCGGAAAAGGGGTATTGTGTTCCTGTCCCCTTTTTCATGGAGCTTCCGAGGGTCTATCCGATCGTGGACACGGGCGCGCTGGCGCGGCGGGGCCGGGATCCGCTGTGGTTCGCCGAAGCGCTGCTGGAAGGCGGCGCGCGCGTTCTGCAGCTGCGGCACAAAGGACATTATTCGCGCGCCGTGTTTGAAACGGCTTCGCAGCTGGCCGTTTTATGCCTGCGCGCGGGGGCGCGGCTGGTGATCGACGACCGGGCCGACATTGCAGCGCTTCTGGATGCGGGGGTGCATCTCGGGCAGAACGATCTGCCGCCGCGGCTCGCGCGGCGGGTCCTGGGCGAGGAACGGATTCTCGGCTTCTCGACGCACAACGAAGAACAGTTGCGCGCCGCGGCGGCGGAGCCGGCGGACTATCTGGCCATCGGACCGGTGTTCGAGACGCTCTCGAAAGAAAACCCGGACCCTGCGCTGGGGCTGGAGCGCTTGCCCGGATTGCGGGCGCTGACGAACAAGCCGCTGGTGGCGATCGGAGGCATCACGCGGGAGCGGGCGCGGGCGGTGCTGCGCACGGGGATCGACTCGATCGCCGTGATCGGGGACCTGATGCCTGCGGAGATGACGAAGGCGACGGTCAGGGAGCGCATGGAAGAATGGATCGCACTGACACGGTGA
- the hybD gene encoding hydrogenase 2 maturation endopeptidase: protein MEKRTLIAGAGNILLGDEGIGVHAVRALMAQGLPAGVDAVDAGTALDGLLGELAGYGRLILVDAVRGGGRPGDVYRLEIRSRDDLAAAARPLSLHEFGVAETLDQARALGVLPARVVLTGMEPESLAPAMEPSETCARALPGLIRLVLDEVGGWGV, encoded by the coding sequence ATGGAGAAGAGAACGCTGATCGCCGGCGCGGGCAACATCCTGCTGGGCGACGAAGGGATCGGAGTGCATGCCGTGCGCGCGCTGATGGCGCAGGGCCTGCCCGCCGGCGTGGACGCCGTGGATGCGGGCACGGCGCTCGATGGACTGCTGGGCGAACTGGCGGGATACGGCAGGCTGATTCTGGTGGATGCGGTGCGGGGCGGCGGGCGGCCGGGAGACGTATACCGGCTGGAGATCCGTTCCCGGGACGACCTCGCGGCCGCGGCGCGGCCGCTTTCGTTGCACGAGTTCGGCGTGGCGGAGACGCTGGACCAGGCGCGTGCGCTGGGCGTGCTGCCCGCGCGGGTGGTCCTGACCGGCATGGAGCCGGAGAGTCTGGCGCCGGCGATGGAGCCGTCGGAAACCTGCGCGCGGGCCCTGCCAGGGCTGATCCGGCTTGTGCTGGATGAGGTGGGCGGCTGGGGGGTTTGA
- the hysA gene encoding iron hydrogenase, translating to MPAKVIVDPLTRIEGHLGIEAVVDGGKVVEAKCAGTLYRGFEQILAGRDPLDAVQITQRFCGVCPTAHALASAQCLDNALGVVPPHNGRIIRNLIQGANYIQSHILHFYHLAALDYVRGPEFPPFIPRFEADYRLPDKVSQEIVSHYVQALHIRLKAHEMSAVFSGKMPHCASVVPGGVTVTPAVDKVTTFLWRLKELREFIDNVYIPDVLTIAGVYRDYAEIGRGCRRFLTYGAFDQDSEPDVARRARFFQMGRVADGRRLPVDPSKIAEDVHCAWYRGAAPAHPSKETTEPDRNKAGAYSWLKAPRYDGAAYEVGPLARAIVNTADGANPALSKALDSALAQLRLKRENLYSVMGRHLARALETKVLADAMADWVLQIKLDEPVAVGHKMPESATGMGLWDASRGALGHWISIRGQKIERYQAVVPTTWNASPHDSKGQPGPIEEALIGAPVEDTTNPFAVARIVRSFDPCIACAVHLVTPRGRLLAEARVV from the coding sequence ATGCCGGCGAAAGTCATCGTCGATCCGCTGACGCGAATCGAAGGACATCTGGGCATCGAGGCGGTGGTGGACGGCGGAAAGGTAGTGGAGGCGAAGTGCGCCGGCACGCTCTACCGGGGATTCGAGCAGATCCTCGCGGGACGCGATCCGCTCGACGCCGTGCAGATCACGCAGCGGTTCTGCGGCGTCTGCCCGACGGCGCATGCGCTGGCCAGCGCTCAGTGCCTGGACAATGCTCTCGGCGTCGTGCCGCCGCACAACGGCCGGATCATCCGGAATCTGATCCAGGGCGCGAACTATATCCAGTCGCACATCCTGCATTTCTACCATCTGGCGGCGCTCGATTATGTGCGCGGCCCGGAATTTCCTCCCTTCATTCCGAGGTTTGAAGCCGACTACCGCCTTCCGGACAAAGTCAGCCAGGAGATTGTGAGCCACTACGTGCAGGCGCTGCACATCCGGCTGAAAGCGCACGAAATGTCGGCGGTATTTTCCGGAAAAATGCCGCATTGCGCCTCGGTAGTCCCCGGCGGCGTGACGGTGACGCCGGCGGTGGACAAGGTGACCACCTTCCTGTGGCGGCTGAAAGAGCTGCGGGAGTTCATCGACAACGTCTACATCCCCGACGTGCTGACGATCGCCGGCGTGTACCGGGATTACGCGGAAATCGGCCGGGGTTGCCGCCGGTTCCTGACGTACGGGGCTTTTGATCAGGACTCGGAGCCGGACGTGGCCAGGCGTGCGCGGTTTTTCCAGATGGGACGCGTCGCCGACGGCAGGCGCCTGCCTGTGGATCCATCCAAGATCGCCGAGGACGTCCACTGCGCCTGGTACCGGGGGGCAGCGCCGGCGCATCCCTCGAAAGAGACCACCGAACCCGACCGGAACAAGGCCGGCGCCTATAGCTGGCTGAAGGCGCCCCGTTATGACGGCGCAGCCTACGAAGTCGGTCCGCTGGCGAGGGCCATCGTGAATACCGCCGATGGCGCGAACCCTGCGCTGTCGAAAGCCCTGGACAGCGCCCTGGCCCAATTGCGGCTGAAGCGCGAGAACCTGTACTCGGTGATGGGCCGCCATCTGGCGCGGGCGCTGGAGACAAAAGTGCTCGCCGACGCCATGGCGGACTGGGTGCTTCAGATCAAGCTGGACGAGCCGGTGGCCGTGGGTCACAAGATGCCGGAGTCGGCGACGGGCATGGGACTGTGGGATGCATCGCGCGGCGCTCTGGGCCACTGGATCTCGATCCGCGGTCAGAAGATCGAGCGGTACCAGGCAGTGGTGCCGACGACGTGGAACGCCTCTCCGCACGACAGCAAGGGCCAGCCCGGGCCTATCGAGGAGGCGCTGATCGGCGCGCCGGTGGAGGACACGACCAACCCGTTCGCCGTGGCGCGGATCGTGCGTTCCTTCGATCCGTGCATCGCCTGCGCCGTGCATCTGGTAACGCCGCGCGGGCGGCTGCTGGCCGAGGCGCGCGTGGTCTGA